A section of the Bombus fervidus isolate BK054 chromosome 9, iyBomFerv1, whole genome shotgun sequence genome encodes:
- the LOC141445827 gene encoding uncharacterized protein, whose amino-acid sequence MFKLAVLAAVLAVATAAPGGLTGIIADHATGPITAPLVVSHAAALAPAAHVIAQPVAPIVRTAPIVTKSVLTAAPLPLLSAHGLH is encoded by the exons ATGTTCAAGTTG GCTGTTCTCGCCGCCGTCCTGGCTGTCGCTACCGCTGCCCCTGGTGGTCTCACTGGCATCATCGCTGACCACGCAACCGGCCCAATTACGGCTCCCTTGGTCGTCTCGCACGCGGCTGCTCTGGCACCAGCTGCCCACGTGATCGCCCAGCCTGTTGCCCCCATCGTCCGCACCGCTCCCATCGTCACCAAGTCCGTGCTGACCGCCGCACCCCTGCCCCTCCTTTCTGCGCACGGCTTGCATTAA
- the LOC139990652 gene encoding odorant receptor 49b-like: protein MQVERYTDMSIKMSEFLLKITGLSRTTNSVEETRRKLAIVYTIVALVYGVYVNVVDISHNMDNLDHCIFLASNTLNILLAMFKLSVINFYKTEFSDMIVYAQKHFWHFNYDDNDKVLFAECGRFCKLWTVFIFFVTQTALSFYAIAPISANIANNNSERLLPFKMWVNLPLTVTPYYEIMFAIELLAVQQIGASYICPDNFLCVLNLHVVYQFRMLQNTLVNLWSNIDERTDIVEYSNECYVMLKKCIRKHQSLIEFSAKLDDIYTLPILSHMVIFSVLMCFDTYEIILADVSPGTRLIFFFHMVGSFTHIIFFTYICNGLVEESTNISTASYSGWWTILPMTETGRKIRKDTRIMIMKSMRPCYLSAGGFFPVTLETSTALISSTMSYFTLMRESSIKAAAE, encoded by the exons ATGCAAGTTGAACGATACACGGACATGTCCATCAAAATGTCAGAATTTCTGCTAAAAATCACAGGTCTCTCGAGAACGACGAACAGCGTCGAAGAGACCAGAAGGAAATTGGCCATAGTCTATACCATCGTTGCACTCGTTTATGGAGTGTACGTGAACGTAGTGGATATTTCTCACAATATGGATAATTTAGAC CACTGTATCTTTTTGGCTTCCAACACATTGAACATATTATTGGCAATGTTCAAACTTTCGgtaataaacttttataaaacagAATTCTCGGATATGATCGTATATGCGCAAAAGCATTTCTGGCATTTCAATTATGACGACAATGACAAGGTACTTTTCGCGGAGTGCGGAAGATTTTGCAAACTGTGGACGgtatttatattcttcgttACGCAAACCGCCTTGTCTTTCTATGCAATAGCGCCAATCTCCG CGAATATTGCAAACAATAATTCAGAGAGGTTGCTTCCATTCAAAATGTGGGTCAATCTACCGCTAACTGTGACAccttattacgaaataatgttTGCTATCGAG TTACTGGCCGTACAACAAATTGGCGCGAGCTATATATGCCCCGACAACTTCTTGTGCGTGCTAAATCTACACGTGGTCTACCAATTTCGTATGCTGCAGAACACGTTAGTGAATCTATGGTCGAACATCGACGAACGAACGGATATCGTCGAGTACTCGAAcgaatgctacgtaatgttgAAAAAATGCATCCGAAAACATCAATCGTTGATCGAATTCAGCGCCAAACTCGACGACATTTACACACTGCCGATCCTCAGCCACATGGTTATCTTCAGCGTGCTGATGTGTTTCGACACGTACGAGATTATTCTG GCGGACGTATCTCCCGGGACACgacttattttcttcttccacaTGGTCGGTAGTTTTACCCACATCATTTTTTTCACGTACATCTGCAACGGTTTGGTAGAGGAAAGCACGAATATTAGCACGGCATCGTATTCAGGATGGTGGACGATTTTGCCAATGACCGAAACAGGCAGAAAGATACGGAAAGACACGAGGATAATGATCATGAAATCGATGCGACCGTGTTATCTGTCCGCCGGAGGATTCTTTCCTGTCACCTTGGAAACATCTACCGCG CTTATAAGCTCGACGATGTCGTACTTCACTCTCATGAGGGAATCGTCTATAAAAGCAGCAGCAGaataa
- the LOC139991116 gene encoding odorant receptor Or2-like yields MQNNDISIIWASFLMKVVGLWLATNRNEQRRRDFALIYTVGALFISICIAIRDIYHTWGNFSKNFWRPYHDPQEILVVADCKRICNIFIILMIFCTQGTCAGYMVTPLIANIGRNESDRILPFNLWVDFPVGMSPYFEILFAIQILCVYHVGVCYICFDNLLCIVNLHVASQFRILQHRLRSIDNATKDQMEEYESDAKLSYYSNMCYTKLKNCVQQHQMLIEYCKKLENIFTLIVLAQVMFLAMVICLVGFQLLLADTPTSKKASLVLNLCGVLCQLLMFTYSCDDLMRQSVNVGNATFSGPWPILPMNEAGATVRKNLLIIIMRSHKICCITAGKFFPVSLQTFTGVLSTAMSYFTLLRNTSLAATNS; encoded by the exons ATGCAGAATAACGACATTTCGATAATTTGGGCAAGTTTTCTCATGAAAGTCGTAGGCCTGTGGCTAGCGACGAATCGAAATGAGCAACGTCGCAGAGATTTCGCGCTGATCTACACGGTCGGAGCGCTTTTCATCAGTATATGCATCGCGATCAGAGATATCTATCACACTTGGGGAAATTTTAGC AAAAATTTCTGGCGTCCGTATCACGATCCGCAAGAAATACTAGTTGTAGCCGATTGCAAACGAATATGCaacattttcattattcttATGATCTTTTGTACTCAAGGCACTTGTGCCGGTTACATGGTGACACCGCTTATAG CAAATATAGGAAGAAACGAATCTGACAGAATACTACCGTTCAATTTGTGGGTAGACTTTCCCGTAGGAATGTCGCCTTACTTCGAAATACTATTTGCTATACAG ATACTCTGTGTGTACCACGTCGGTGTGTGTTACATTTGTTTCGACAATTTGTTATGCATCGTTAATCTTCACGTGGCCAGCCAATTTCGCATATTACAGCATAGGCTGAGAAGCATTGATAACGCGACGAAGGATCAGATGGAAGAATACGAATCGGACGCAAAATTGTCGTACTATTCGAATATGTGTTACACAAAGTTGAAAAATTGCGTGCAACAGCATCAAATGCTTATCGAATATTGCAAAAagttggaaaatatatttacgttGATCGTGCTTGCCCAGGTAATGTTTCTTGCCATGGTAATATGCCTCGTGGGATTTCAACTACTTCTG GCGGACACACCTACCTCGAAAAAGGCCAGTTTGGTATTGAATTTGTGTGGCGTTCTCTGTCAACTATTGATGTTCACGTATAGTTGCGATGACTTGATGCGACAAAGCGTCAACGTCGGCAACGCGACATTCTCAGGACCGTGGCCAATCCTTCCGATGAACGAAGCTGGTGCCACTGTGCGAAAAAATTTGCTAATTATCATCATGCGATCGCACAAGATTTGCTGTATAACGGCTGGAAAATTTTTCCCTGTCTCTCTGCAGACGTTTACCGGG GTTCTCAGTACGGCAATGTCATATTTCACTCTGCTAAGGAATACGTCTCTGGCTGCAACAAATTCATAA
- the LOC139990647 gene encoding odorant receptor Or2, with protein MDKDSKGTKISRTSARLKLENEASYTKDFALLMTGFLMKIVGLWLTNNEKEERTRQLTLMYTVVAILFGVWVQFRDFYYSWPNFGDCAYTACNILCLVMVLLKLSVVFIHKKKFIDLLVYTHKNFWHTNYDYNELLLLQNCRKISIVCISLINVCAQGTVFGYVLTPIVENIGRNHSDRVLPFRMWLDLPLSVTPYFEILFVLQVLSLCHVGICYICFDNLLCLINLHAATQFRILQYRLLYLGETIEKQPNEYAIEATLPSDYLKNYHTVFKCCVREHQDRIKYCQRLNDIFTYIVLGHIIVFSLLLCLVGFQVLMANSPPTRRLIFIFHIVGSSSQLLLFTYSCDTLIRESTNIGTAVYSGPWTHLTMDRIGKLLRKDLTMIIVRSSKPCCLTASGFFPVSLETCTKVLSTAMSYFTLMRQSFTD; from the exons ATGGACAAAGATTCGAAAGGGACAAAGATTAGTCGTACGTCGGCTCGTTTAAAGCTAGAGAACGAAGCGTCGTACACCAAAGATTTTGCCTTGCTGATGACGGggtttttaatgaaaatcgtCGGTCTCTGGCTAACGAacaacgaaaaagaagaacgtACGCGTCAGTTAACTTTGATGTACACCGTAGTCGCGATCCTGTTCGGTGTGTGGGTGCAGTTCAGGGACTTTTACTACTCGTGGCCGAACTTTGGC GATTGTGCTTACACGGCTTGCAATATTTTATGCCTCGTTATGGTGTTACTAAAATTGTCCGTCGTATTTATACACAAGAAAAAATTCATCGACCTGCTTGTGTACACGCACAAGAACTTTTGGCACACGAATTACGATTACAACGAGCTATTGTTGTtgcaaaactgtagaaagatTTCCATCGTGTGCATCTCTTTGATCAATGTTTGTGCTCAAGGCACGGTCTTCGGCTACGTGCTAACGCCTATCGTAG AAAACATTGGAAGAAACCATTCAGATAGAGTTCTGCCATTTAGAATGTGGCTCGATCTACCATTGAGCGTGACACCATACTTTGAAATACTATTCGTGCTTCAG GTTCTCTCTTTGTGCCACGTTGGTATATGTTACATTTGTTTCGACAATCTTTTATGTCTGATAAATCTGCACGCGGCCACTCAATTTCGTATATTACAATACAGGTTATTGTACTTGGGTGAAACGATTGAAAAGCAACCGAACGAGTACGCTATCGAAGCGACCTTGCCGTCAGATTACTTGAAAAATTATCACACGGTATTTAAGTGTTGCGTTAGAGAACATCAAGACCGAATTAAGTATTGTCAGAGACTAAACGATATATTTACGTACATCGTTCTTGGACACATAATTGTCTTTAGCCTTTTACTGTGTCTGGTTGGTTTCCAGGTGCTTATG GCAAATTCACCTCCTACGCGGCGACTGATTTTCATATTCCACATAGTGGGCAGTTCCAGTCAGTTATTGCTGTTCACGTACAGTTGCGATACTCTGATACGAGAAAGCACGAATATCGGAACTGCCGTTTATTCCGGTCCCTGGACCCATCTAACGATGGACAGAATTGGGAAATTGCTACGAAAAGATCTGACGATGATCATCGTGAGATCGAGCAAACCTTGCTGCTTAACTGCCAGCGGATTCTTTCCTGTGTCTCTGGAAACTTGTACCAAG GTGCTGAGTACCGCGATGTCATACTTCACTTTAATGAGACAATCTTTCACCGATTAA
- the LOC139991117 gene encoding uncharacterized protein: MWIDLPLTISPYYEITVMVQLVTLYYIGVGYFCFDNLLCVMNLHLATQFQMLQYKMSRMTDFTNKEKGETNPQLFSRSSAKKCYTVFKKYIQQHQALIAYCRKLESVFNLPVLAQVLAFSLVMCLDGYQILMPGAPSRTRFIFSFQLIACLCQLLMFTYSCDCIMQESASIALAVYKGPWSFLPATESGMMIRKDMILVTIRSGVPCCITAYGFFVVSLETYTRNQDREERIVMHTERYTDISIKISRLLLKIAGIWKSANKTEDRQRKFGVFYTMITSAYSMYVNVADICHNLNDLDRCIFLAANVLNTILAIFKISMITFYKTEFSYIIVYAQKHFWHLNYDLDEKILFAECKKVCKLWSLFVILVIQIIVSFYAVAPICANIGNNGSERTLPVAMWVDLPVYVTPYYEIMFVIQLASVQQICVAYMACDNFLCILNMHVICQFRMLHNRLFNLWKIIDQQTDKIDYADKCYAALKQCIRQHQSLIKFCEKLECVYRLPIFGHIVIFSLLMCFDTYEILLADVSAGTRLIFVFHIIGSFIHIIFFTYTCHGLIEESSNISLATYSGRWTTLPMTKTGRMLREDAKMMIMKSTRPCYLTAGGFFPVSLETSTALMSTTMSYYTLIRESSLKMKTE, from the exons ATGTGGATTGATCTACCACTGACAATATCACCATACTATGAAATAACAGTCATGGTACAG CTCGTAACATTGTACTATATAGGAGTCGGCTATTTCTGTTTCGACAATCTATTATGCGTCATGAATCTACACTTGGCTACTCAATTTCAAATGCTGCAATATAAAATGTCCCGCATGACCGATTTTACGAATAAAGAGAAGGGAGAAACAAATCCACAATTGTTCTCAAGATCATCGGCAAAGAAATGTTACAccgtctttaaaaaatatattcaacaacATCAAGCTCTCATAGCTTATTGTCGCAAACTGGAATCGGTATTTAATTTGCCTGTTTTGGCGCAAGTGCTGGCGTTCAGCTTGGTAATGTGTCTCGATGGGTACCAGATACTTATG CCAGGGGCACCTAGCAGAACACGTTTCATCTTCAGCTTCCAATTAATAGCCTGTCTCTGCCAACTACTGATGTTCACCTACAGCTGTGACTGCATCATGCAAGAAAGCGCGAGCATAGCTTTGGCGGTGTATAAAGGACCTTGGTCGTTTTTGCCTGCAACCGAGAGCGGTATGATGATACGAAAAGACATGATACTCGTTACTATAAGATCTGGCGTACCTTGTTGCATAACGGCCTATGGATTCTTCGTCGTGTCTCTGGAAACATACACTCGG AATCAGGATCGAGAAGAAAGGATCGTCATGCATACCGAACGATACACAGATATATCCATTAAAATATCACGGTTGCTGCTGAAAATCGCGGGTATTTGGAAATCGGCGAACAAAACCGAAGATAGGCAAAGAAAATTCGGTGTATTCTATACCATGATTACAAGCGCTTATAGCATGTACGTGAACGTCGCGGATATTTGTCACAATTTGAACGATTTGGAC CGTTGCATCTTCCTGGCAGCCAACGTATTGAACACGATATtggcgatatttaaaatttcgatgATAACCTTTTATAAAACGGAATTCTCTTATATAATCGTATACGCCCAGAAGCATTTTTGGCACTTGAATTACGATCTCGACGAGAAGATACTTTTCGCTGAATGCAAGAAAGTTTGCAAACTGTGGTCGCTATTTGTAATCCttgttatacaaattattgtcTCCTTCTACGCAGTTGCGCCAATCTGCG CGAACATTGGAAACAATGGCTCGGAGAGGACACTTCCGGTCGCGATGTGGGTCGATCTGCCGGTATACGTGACAccgtattacgaaataatgttCGTCATTCAG CTAGCGTCTGTGCAACAAATCTGTGTAGCCTATATGGCCTGCGACAACTTCTTATGCATACTGAATATGCACGTGATCTGCCAATTCCGCATGCTCCATAACAGGCTTTTCAATCTATGGAAGATCATCGACCAGCAAACGGATAAGATCGATTACGCCGACAAGTGCTAcgcagcgttgaaacaatgcaTTCGGCAGCATCAGTCGTTGATCAAATTCTGCGAAAAGCTCGAATGTGTTTATAGATTACCGATCTTCGGCCATATAGTCATCTTTAGCTTGCTGATGTGCTTCGACACGTACGAGATACTTTTG GCAGATGTATCCGCTGGTACACGACTGATCTTCGTGTTTCACATTATCGGTAGCTTTATCCATATCATTTTCTTCACCTACACTTGCCACGGCTTGATAGAGGAAAGTTCGAATATTAGCTTGGCAACGTACTCAGGCCGGTGGACCACTTTGCCAATGACCAAAACTGGCAGAATGTTACGAGAAGACGCGAAGATGATGATAATGAAATCAACGCGACCATGCTATCTCACCGCCGGTGGATTCTTTCCTGTATCTTTGGAAACATCTACCGCG CTGATGAGTACCACAATGTCATACTATACGCTCATAAGGGAATCGTCTTTGAAAATGAAGACTGAATAA
- the LOC139990651 gene encoding odorant receptor 13a-like encodes MSSRQVKDLSIIITSFYMKFVGFWLANNYVEKRRRNVALSYTLFAVLLSLSTEARDLYFTWGDLGDSIYVICNVITIVLVVVKILILLIYNEELLDIIDYARINFWHLNYDSHEQMIVDNCRRTCTIFVCVFTFFAQGTVIGFIARPILINYGKNESERILPFNMWLPECHLSMTPYFELMFMLQVVCSYHVGVCYHCFDNVLCILNLHTAAQFRILQYRLTNMCNTNDRAEFYEVSEKSSYSIRRYEKLRTYIQQHQALTDFCKKLEDVFNLIVLGQVSLFSLLICLDGYLILMDDAPATRRFTFAFHITGCMCQLLMFTYSCDCLIRDSANIANAAYKSLWSRLPMDQFGKILRKDLILVIMRSATPSCLTACGFFTVSLETYTGILSSAVSYFTLLRNQSNDD; translated from the exons ATGAGCTCTAGGCAAGTCAAGGATCTGTCTATCATCATCACGAGTTTCTACATGAAATTCGTTGGTTTTTGGCTGGCGAATAACTACGTGGAGAAACGTCGCAGGAACGTTGCGttgagttatacgttattcgcCGTCCTCCTCTCCCTATCGACCGAGGCGAGGGATTTGTACTTCACTTGGGGAGATCTTGGT GACTCTATTTACGTCATATGCAACGTTATAACTATCGTTCTAGTTGTGGTCAAAATCttgattttgttaatatataacgaagaGCTGCTTGACATAATCGATTATGCGAGAATAAATTTTTGGCACTTGAATTACGACTCGCACGAGCAAATGATCGTGGATAACTGCAGACGTACGTGTACCATTTTCGTTTGCGTCTTCACTTTCTTCGCTCAGGGAACGGTTATCGGTTTCATAGCGAGGCCAATTCTAA TAAACTATGGAAAAAATGAGTCCGAGCGAATACTTCCGTTCAACATGTGGCTCCCCGAATGTCATCTATCCATGACACCGTATTTTGAACTAATGTTCATGCTGCag GTTGTATGTTCGTATCACGTTGGTGTGTGCTACCATTGCTTCGACAATGTTTTATGCATTTTAAATCTACACACTGCCGCACAGTTTCGTATCTTGCAATATAGACTTACGAACATGTGCAACACCAACGACCGTGCAGAATTCTATGAAGTTTCGGAAAAGTCATCGTACAGTATACGTCGATATGAAAAGCTTAGGACTTACATTCAACAACACCAAGCACTCActgatttttgtaaaaaactCGAAGATGTATTCAACTTAATCGTACTCGGGCAGGTGTCGCTATTCAGCTTGTTAATCTGCCTCGATGGATATTTGATACTTATG GATGACGCTCCGGCTACAAGACGCTTTACTTTCGCCTTTCACATAACGGGTTGCATGTGTCAACTGCTGATGTTCACTTATAGTTGCGATTGTCTGATACGAGATAGTGCGAACATAGCTAATGCCGCGTACAAAAGCTTATGGTCGCGCTTACCGATGGAccaatttggaaaaatattacgCAAGGACTTGATACTGGTTATCATGAGGTCCGCGACACCCTCTTGTCTGACCGCTTGTGGATTCTTCACTGTGTCACTGGAAACTTACACCGGG ATTTTGAGCTCCGCGGTGTCGTACTTTACGTTGTTAAGGAATCAGTCGAACGATGATTAA